In the Hydractinia symbiolongicarpus strain clone_291-10 chromosome 13, HSymV2.1, whole genome shotgun sequence genome, CTTGATCAGAAAGTCTGATTTTGGaatgaaaaacaaacattaGCTTTTGAATTTTCAGAAACACGGATGAACATATAGCCGTAAGCAATAATCCAACAACGATGTGTCGAAATTTACATTGGATGAGAATCGGTTCGCCCAAAAAGAGAACTGGTGTCACGACAAATAGGATGAAATGAACTGATTGTTGCACTGCAGTAAGCAGCAAATTTGAAGACCTTACAATTGGAGTTTGACGACGCAGAAAAAATGTTGTGACAATAACGACGTTGCTTACTGTACCAGCTACAGAAGCGGCCAGTATAACCTTTCCATGCGTGCTGTTGTACATCAAATATCTGTTACGATATGGATCATAACATCTTGTTCGCTGTTTATTGGAAACATTTAGTCCCGGACATTTGACGCAATCACCTTTTCCACTAACAGGATTTACGAAACCCTTTGGACAAGGAATACACGTCCAGTACTTGCTTCCGTACATTTTTGTATCTGAAGATACAGTCAATACTTGCGTGTGACCAGCTGCACATATTCGTTTATCACATCGCGTTAAAGGTGGAACTGTGCTTTGTGCTCCCCATTGAAATCTATCCGGGATAGCATGAAACTCAAACTTAGCGCAAGCTGTCCATAAAGATTCATTTACTTGGTATTCAATGTGTCTGTCACTACTGTTATTGGTGAAATAGCAATTATCCCCCCAGTTAAATGTTACTCCGAAGGTCTGAAAAACGCTAAATGctatagaaaaaataaatataaaagggATTCTGTTTAAAAGTACAGGTAGTTCTCTAGAGGTGGATGTCATGGAATTAATATCCGAGGAATTGTAAAATGAAGTACTCTGACCAGAAAAAATGAATCCACCATCAACAATGTTTAATGTTTCAAAAGTCGTAGCGCGAGGTGAATGAAGATTCCAAATCCAACTTCGTCCTGACAAACCTAAAGACTCACTGATATTAACAAGATTAACAAagtattttttgtaaatgtgttgcGAGCTGTAGCAAATAATGATTCTTTGTTCTGGATTTTGCTTAATAAGCGTGATGACTTCTTTCATTCTTTCTGTATCATTGAGTAAGATATTGTAACGTTGTACGCACAGACCTAAATCATCATTAATCAAATCAAACCACACGTCTTTATAATACTCATCTTCTTGATCTCTTACTAAAGCAATGAAAACAATGTGATTGAGGTGAAActttcttaaaattaaaacaactttttctcCAATATTATTTACATTGAACTGAGTGAAACGTGGATATTTTTCTTCATCTATTCTCTTCATTTCTTTTGCATATGTATTAAACAGTATGTTAAAAGGTAGAAGCATATCAGCGACAACCATTGTTAATTCTTCAGACAGATGGCTGCCTACTGAGATAACTTTAGATCTTCCTACTGTATCCACGAATGAAGCATCTAGCAAAAGATAAAGAATTGATTTTCTTGTAATTTCCAAATCACCACACACAAAAAGTTCTACTAGACCAATGTACTGCTTTGAAGTGGGAGATATGTTCCATTTCCTAGCATATTCATACCAACTACTGTTGTATGTGTCCATATCGAAAGAGTTTGGATACAGCGCAACGTACAAGTACGCTCTTCCAGGAAGAGTAATTCTAGGTTGAGAAGTACATTCCTCAGATGCGAGATAAAGCGTGGATTGGATGACATTCAAGAAAATAATCGCTAGCAGTTGCAtcgttgttttctttatttaccAGTCAGAGCGTTTATATTCAATGTTgactataaaatatttaaacacaAATCCCCAGCAactattaaattaataaagaaaaaaattctgaagAAAATCTAttcctttatttatttatttatttatttattcatgaaacattgtgtttcttttgtagaaaatagaattttttttaatgtaatttGGACGATTCTTTTGGAGTATTATAATTTCTTTACATGGTTTGTCAGCACCTGCTGGCAGCACGTCCGTCCTTTTGTTTGCAATAAGTAAAACAGGTTCAAGGTTTCTTTGGCGCGGAACAAATGATTCCTCAAAAAGATGATGTGTATAAGCAGAATTGTATCCAAGAAAGgaaacgaaaaagaaaaattttactgCCCGACTCCTTGTAAAAGAGGGTGCGTGTCCAGTGCTGAAGTTATTGGGTTTAAAGTCCGGCTAAGGATTGTTTGAGACTTGTGAAATAATACTTTCTTCTTATTGTTTAGCATGATAATGGCATTGATAGCTTAGGTGGTTGTCTAGCTTAGCAATTTCTGTACTTCCACGGCATCTAAAGCTTAAATTGAGAACTTAATTTGCATTAATTGTACCTGGTTAACAAGACGCTTCTTTATAACGCATTGAAAGGAACAACAGAGGCT is a window encoding:
- the LOC130623227 gene encoding metabotropic glutamate receptor 4-like, with protein sequence MQLLAIIFLNVIQSTLYLASEECTSQPRITLPGRAYLYVALYPNSFDMDTYNSSWYEYARKWNISPTSKQYIGLVELFVCGDLEITRKSILYLLLDASFVDTVGRSKVISVGSHLSEELTMVVADMLLPFNILFNTYAKEMKRIDEEKYPRFTQFNVNNIGEKVVLILRKFHLNHIVFIALVRDQEDEYYKDVWFDLINDDLGLCVQRYNILLNDTERMKEVITLIKQNPEQRIIICYSSQHIYKKYFVNLVNISESLGLSGRSWIWNLHSPRATTFETLNIVDGGFIFSGQSTSFYNSSDINSMTSTSRELPVLLNRIPFIFIFSIAFSVFQTFGVTFNWGDNCYFTNNSSDRHIEYQVNESLWTACAKFEFHAIPDRFQWGAQSTVPPLTRCDKRICAAGHTQVLTVSSDTKMYGSKYWTCIPCPKGFVNPVSGKGDCVKCPGLNVSNKQRTRCYDPYRNRYLMYNSTHGKVILAASVAGTVSNVVIVTTFFLRRQTPIVRSSNLLLTAVQQSVHFILFVVTPVLFLGEPILIQCKFRHIVVGLLLTAICSSVFLKIQKLMFVFHSKIRLSDQEKVFAALTDVIWVLFLSLIQILSAVLSLVKDPAEVILSINEKTLVRQVSCNTGSHLNLQFLCSVIVMLIVVVQGLRAWKLPSFFNDTKLITLANFISVLMTGCMIPLYYSASDEREKVFLQTMLILCCNSILLFVMYGTKTYVVLFKPEKNTKTAFRIKMQEHSREKVDSTLNSKSVLNNTANRISVL